The following proteins come from a genomic window of Bradyrhizobium paxllaeri:
- a CDS encoding alpha/beta fold hydrolase: protein MNATSPKTFLVCHGAWSAGWAWKKMHPLMQAAGHRLITPSYTGLGERAHLAHPAIDLDSHIEDMLAVIRYEDLRDIVLIGHSYGGMVATGVADRARDKVKQLIYIDAFVPEGGQSLLDLNEAARARMQELAKSGDGWRVPPNPTPPDTAPADVEWLSARRVDMPIKCFETKLTLQGGPLTLPRSYIYATRITPADTFGPFAKMTKADAAWSYYEIDASHSPNVTAPEALTMLLQKIAG from the coding sequence ATGAACGCAACTTCTCCCAAAACCTTCCTTGTCTGTCACGGCGCATGGTCCGCGGGCTGGGCGTGGAAGAAGATGCACCCGCTGATGCAGGCCGCCGGGCATCGCCTGATCACGCCGAGCTATACCGGCCTCGGCGAGCGGGCGCATCTGGCGCACCCGGCGATCGATCTCGATTCTCATATCGAGGACATGCTTGCTGTCATCAGGTATGAAGACCTGCGCGACATCGTGCTGATCGGCCACAGCTATGGCGGTATGGTCGCGACCGGCGTCGCCGACCGCGCCCGCGACAAGGTCAAGCAGCTCATCTACATCGACGCCTTCGTGCCCGAGGGCGGGCAGTCGCTGCTCGACCTGAACGAGGCGGCGCGGGCGCGGATGCAGGAACTCGCAAAGAGCGGCGACGGCTGGCGCGTGCCGCCGAACCCGACGCCGCCGGACACCGCGCCCGCCGACGTCGAATGGCTCTCCGCGCGCCGCGTCGATATGCCGATCAAATGCTTTGAAACAAAGCTCACGCTTCAGGGCGGGCCGCTGACGCTGCCGCGCAGCTATATCTACGCCACCCGCATCACGCCGGCCGATACCTTCGGGCCGTTCGCAAAGATGACGAAGGCGGATGCGGCCTGGAGCTATTACGAGATCGACGCCAGCCATTCACCGAATGTCACCGCGCCGGAAGCGCTGACGATGTTGCTGCAGAAGATTGCGGGGTAG
- a CDS encoding sulfite exporter TauE/SafE family protein, translating to MDVTTYAILLAGALAGGFVSGLSGFGTALMALGIWLYIVPPAIAVPLVLICSVSSQISTLPSMWKVIDFKLALPFVAGGLIGMPIGALLVARADPQVFKLSVGVMLLVFPAALYFIRKPMAFRFGGRIADVCVGFAGGILGGLAGLSGPLPTLWASIRGWTKDQRRGVFQIFNGSVLGAALILQIASGFVKLDVLWLAMLALPGTLIGAQLGMRTYHALNDRNFYDVVLALLFMSGVVLVWSSIAPR from the coding sequence GTGGACGTAACCACCTACGCGATCCTGTTGGCCGGCGCGCTCGCCGGCGGTTTCGTCTCCGGTCTGTCGGGCTTCGGCACCGCACTGATGGCACTGGGGATCTGGCTCTATATCGTGCCGCCGGCCATTGCCGTGCCGCTGGTCCTGATCTGTTCGGTCAGTTCGCAGATCTCGACACTGCCGTCGATGTGGAAGGTGATCGACTTCAAGCTGGCCCTGCCCTTTGTCGCCGGCGGTCTCATCGGCATGCCGATCGGGGCGCTGCTGGTCGCGCGCGCCGATCCGCAAGTCTTCAAGCTGAGCGTCGGCGTGATGCTGCTGGTGTTTCCCGCGGCACTCTATTTCATCCGCAAGCCGATGGCGTTCCGCTTTGGCGGTCGCATCGCCGATGTCTGCGTCGGATTTGCCGGCGGCATTCTCGGTGGCCTTGCCGGCCTGTCGGGCCCGCTGCCAACCCTGTGGGCCAGTATCCGCGGCTGGACCAAGGACCAGCGCCGTGGCGTTTTCCAGATCTTCAATGGCAGCGTGCTCGGCGCGGCGCTGATCCTGCAGATCGCCAGCGGTTTCGTGAAGCTGGATGTGCTCTGGCTGGCGATGCTGGCGTTGCCCGGCACGCTGATCGGCGCCCAACTCGGCATGCGAACCTACCACGCGCTGAACGACCGCAACTTCTACGATGTCGTGCTGGCGCTGCTGTTCATGTCCGGCGTCGTATTGGTGTGGAGCAGCATTGCTCCGAGATGA
- a CDS encoding DMT family transporter — protein MSSPASRERLGLVLGFIGMAIFGGTLPATRIAVAEIDPIALTSLRTAIAGLCSLVLLLVLRRPLPARALWGQLVIAMLCVAVLFPLLMSMGMQRVDASHGGVVLGVLPIATALVAVAITHERPRPLFWIASVAGAALVIAFALRQGGGALVAGDLFLFASVAVAAVGYAFSGRLTAQMPGWEVISWILVIALPLSIPSAILTMPVDVSHIALKPWLGLLYVALFSQWIGFFAWNAGLAMGGIARVSQIQLLQPFVTFALAAFFNDETITLQILLFAAAVVVTVAISTRTRARPAPAAPQRGREPPQLAAS, from the coding sequence ATGAGCTCCCCTGCTTCGCGCGAGCGTCTCGGCCTGGTGCTGGGCTTCATCGGCATGGCGATCTTCGGCGGCACGCTGCCGGCGACGCGGATTGCCGTTGCGGAAATTGATCCGATTGCACTGACCTCGCTGCGCACCGCAATCGCCGGCCTGTGCTCGCTGGTGCTCCTCCTGGTGTTGCGCCGCCCGCTGCCGGCCCGCGCGCTGTGGGGGCAACTGGTCATTGCGATGCTCTGCGTCGCCGTCCTGTTTCCGCTTCTGATGTCGATGGGAATGCAGCGGGTCGACGCCTCGCATGGCGGCGTGGTGCTCGGCGTGTTGCCGATCGCCACCGCGCTGGTCGCCGTCGCCATCACCCATGAGCGGCCGCGGCCGCTGTTCTGGATCGCTTCCGTGGCCGGCGCGGCACTGGTCATCGCGTTTGCGCTGCGGCAAGGCGGCGGCGCCCTCGTCGCGGGTGATCTGTTCCTGTTCGCTTCCGTCGCGGTTGCTGCGGTGGGCTACGCGTTTTCCGGCCGGCTCACCGCCCAGATGCCGGGCTGGGAGGTCATAAGCTGGATTCTGGTCATCGCGCTGCCGCTGTCGATCCCCTCTGCCATACTGACCATGCCTGTCGATGTCAGCCACATCGCGCTGAAGCCGTGGCTCGGCTTGCTCTATGTCGCGCTGTTCTCGCAATGGATCGGCTTCTTCGCGTGGAACGCCGGCCTTGCGATGGGCGGCATCGCGCGGGTGTCGCAGATCCAGTTGCTGCAGCCCTTCGTCACCTTTGCGCTGGCGGCATTCTTCAACGACGAGACCATCACGCTGCAGATCCTGCTGTTCGCCGCCGCCGTGGTGGTGACGGTCGCGATCTCGACGCGCACGCGCGCCAGGCCCGCGCCCGCAGCGCCGCAGCGGGGCCGCGAACCGCCTCAGCTCGCGGCGTCCTGA
- a CDS encoding ABC transporter ATP-binding protein, which produces MTVHQDKRPAAIRVVIPFVFRHWLQQPGRAAMVSGGLLGATAADLFMPIFSGRLVDALTLGTSDPAARHAAFVAFGGIVALGLMSMILRLTGLQAIVPFTLKTMSDVSRDAFARVQRFSTDWHANSFAGSTVRKITRGMWALDLLNDTLLMALLPSLLVLVGSMILLGLHWPVLGAVIAVGTVIYVSMTMAFSVNYIAPAARVSNAWDTKVGGTLADALTCNAVVKSFGAEAREDARLAGVISRWRTRVRRTWYRYNYTSTAQLAVLLCFRASVIGGAILLWIAGRATPGDVTYVLTSYYIIHAYLRDVGMHINNLQRSVNDMEELVAIHDEPIGIADAPDAKPIDIQSGRIVFDDVTFHYGGHRAPLYDGLSVEIRAGERVGLVGRSGSGKTTFVKLVQRLYDVSGGKILIDGQDIALATQHSLRSQIAIVQQEPILFHRTLAENIAYGRPGASMAAIEQAARLANAHEFILRLPKGYGTLVGERGVKLSGGERQRVALARAFLADAPVLILDEATSSLDSESEGLIQQAMERLMKGRTSIVIAHRLSTVRSLDRILVFDRGEIVEQGTHAVLTTRPGGIYRGLFELQATEFGRITAAE; this is translated from the coding sequence ATGACCGTTCATCAAGACAAGCGTCCCGCCGCGATACGCGTGGTGATCCCGTTCGTGTTCCGCCACTGGCTGCAGCAGCCCGGCCGCGCCGCAATGGTCTCGGGCGGCCTGCTCGGCGCAACCGCGGCGGACCTGTTCATGCCGATCTTCTCCGGCCGCCTGGTCGATGCGCTGACCTTGGGTACTTCGGACCCGGCGGCGCGGCATGCTGCCTTTGTCGCCTTCGGCGGCATCGTCGCGCTGGGCCTGATGTCGATGATCCTGCGCCTGACCGGCCTGCAGGCAATCGTGCCGTTCACGCTGAAGACGATGTCGGACGTGTCGCGCGACGCGTTCGCGCGCGTGCAGCGCTTCTCGACCGACTGGCACGCCAACTCATTTGCCGGCTCGACCGTGCGCAAGATCACGCGCGGCATGTGGGCGCTCGATCTGCTGAACGACACGCTTTTGATGGCGCTGCTGCCGTCGCTGCTGGTGCTGGTTGGCTCGATGATCCTGCTCGGGCTGCACTGGCCGGTGCTGGGCGCGGTGATTGCGGTCGGCACCGTGATCTATGTCTCGATGACGATGGCGTTCTCGGTGAACTACATCGCGCCGGCCGCGCGCGTCTCCAATGCATGGGACACCAAGGTCGGCGGCACGCTGGCGGACGCCTTGACCTGCAATGCGGTGGTAAAGTCCTTCGGTGCGGAAGCGCGCGAGGACGCGCGGCTGGCCGGCGTCATCAGCCGGTGGCGCACGCGCGTGCGCAGGACATGGTACCGCTATAACTACACCTCGACGGCGCAGCTCGCGGTGCTGCTGTGCTTCCGTGCCTCCGTGATCGGCGGGGCGATCCTGTTGTGGATCGCCGGCCGCGCCACGCCAGGCGACGTCACCTATGTGCTGACCAGCTACTACATCATCCACGCCTATCTGCGTGACGTCGGCATGCACATCAACAATCTGCAGCGTTCGGTCAACGACATGGAGGAGCTGGTTGCGATCCATGACGAGCCGATCGGCATTGCCGATGCGCCGGATGCCAAGCCGATCGATATCCAGAGCGGACGCATCGTGTTCGACGACGTGACGTTCCACTACGGCGGCCATCGCGCGCCGCTGTATGACGGCCTGTCGGTCGAGATCCGCGCCGGCGAGCGGGTCGGCCTGGTCGGCCGTTCCGGCTCCGGCAAGACCACCTTCGTCAAGCTGGTGCAGCGGCTCTACGACGTCAGTGGCGGCAAGATCCTGATCGACGGCCAGGATATTGCACTGGCCACGCAGCATTCGCTGCGCAGCCAGATCGCGATCGTGCAGCAGGAGCCGATCCTGTTTCACCGCACGCTGGCGGAAAACATCGCCTATGGCCGGCCGGGCGCCAGCATGGCAGCGATCGAGCAGGCGGCACGGCTCGCCAATGCGCATGAGTTCATCCTGCGGCTGCCGAAGGGGTATGGCACGCTGGTCGGCGAACGCGGCGTCAAGCTGTCGGGCGGCGAGCGGCAGCGCGTGGCGCTGGCGCGCGCGTTCCTGGCGGATGCACCGGTCCTGATCCTGGACGAGGCGACCTCGAGCCTGGATTCGGAATCGGAAGGCTTGATCCAGCAGGCGATGGAGCGGCTGATGAAGGGCCGCACCTCGATCGTGATCGCGCACCGCCTGTCAACGGTGCGCAGCCTCGACCGCATCCTGGTGTTCGACCGCGGCGAGATCGTCGAGCAGGGCACCCATGCCGTGCTGACGACGCGCCCCGGCGGCATCTATCGCGGCCTGTTCGAGCTGCAGGCCACCGAGTTCGGCCGCATCACGGCGGCTGAATAA
- a CDS encoding DHA2 family efflux MFS transporter permease subunit — MADASTASPSMMNAAADERIPPRRLFAFLIMVFGMFMSILDIQIVSASLQQIQAGLSASSSEVSWVQTSYLIAEVIAIPLSGFLSRAFGTRLLFAISASGFTVASFFCGLASTIEQMILWRAIQGFLGAGMIPTVFASAYTVFPRSKFHIVGPIIGLVATLAPTIGPTVGGIITDMMSWHWLFFINIVPGIGITIGVWMLCDFDRPNFALLDHFDWWGLLFMAGFLGTLEYVLEEGPQSQWLEDTSVAVCAAICVVSAIAFFWRVLTAREPIVDIRTFTDRNFGVGCLISFCVGIGLYGLTYMYPRYLAEVRGYSPLMIGETMFVSGVAMFVTAPIVGRLMAKYDMRYLIAIGLVLFALGSYQMTGITKEYDFYELLLPQILRGVGIMLAMVPTNTIALGTLAPERVKNASGLFNLTRNLGGAVGLAVINQVLNQRTDLHIARLHDRVTWGNAAAVETLNTFTQRLQGMGDAALMALKQLSQIVHRQAVVMGYGDAFFMLTVFYFGLSVLVLTLKRPSATVIGGDAH; from the coding sequence ATGGCTGACGCCAGCACCGCATCGCCTTCGATGATGAACGCAGCCGCCGACGAGCGCATCCCGCCGCGGCGGCTGTTTGCGTTTCTCATCATGGTGTTCGGGATGTTCATGTCGATCCTGGACATCCAGATCGTCTCGGCGTCGCTGCAACAGATCCAGGCCGGCCTTTCCGCCAGTTCCAGCGAAGTCTCGTGGGTGCAGACCTCCTATTTGATCGCCGAGGTGATCGCGATCCCGCTCTCCGGCTTCTTGTCGCGCGCCTTCGGCACGCGTCTGTTGTTTGCGATTTCCGCTTCCGGTTTCACTGTCGCAAGCTTTTTCTGCGGTCTTGCGTCGACGATCGAGCAGATGATCCTGTGGCGCGCGATCCAGGGATTTTTGGGCGCGGGCATGATCCCCACCGTGTTCGCATCCGCCTACACGGTGTTTCCGCGTTCCAAGTTTCACATCGTCGGCCCGATCATCGGGCTGGTCGCCACGCTGGCGCCGACCATCGGCCCGACGGTCGGTGGAATAATTACCGACATGATGTCGTGGCATTGGCTGTTCTTCATCAACATCGTTCCCGGCATCGGCATCACCATCGGCGTGTGGATGCTGTGTGATTTCGACCGGCCCAATTTTGCACTGCTCGACCACTTCGACTGGTGGGGCTTGCTGTTCATGGCGGGCTTCCTCGGCACGCTCGAATATGTGCTGGAGGAGGGGCCGCAGTCGCAATGGCTGGAAGATACGTCCGTCGCGGTGTGCGCGGCGATCTGCGTGGTCTCGGCCATCGCCTTTTTCTGGCGCGTGCTGACGGCGCGCGAGCCGATCGTCGACATCAGGACCTTCACCGATCGCAATTTCGGCGTCGGCTGCCTGATCTCGTTCTGCGTCGGCATCGGGCTTTACGGCCTCACCTACATGTATCCGCGCTATCTCGCCGAAGTGCGCGGCTACAGCCCGCTGATGATCGGCGAGACCATGTTCGTCTCCGGCGTCGCCATGTTCGTCACCGCGCCGATCGTCGGGCGGCTGATGGCGAAATACGACATGCGCTATCTGATCGCGATCGGCCTCGTGCTGTTCGCGCTCGGCTCCTATCAGATGACGGGGATCACCAAGGAATATGATTTCTACGAATTGCTGCTGCCGCAGATTTTGCGCGGTGTCGGCATCATGCTGGCGATGGTGCCGACCAATACGATCGCGCTCGGCACGCTGGCGCCGGAGCGGGTGAAGAACGCCTCCGGCCTGTTCAACCTGACGCGCAACCTCGGCGGCGCGGTGGGGCTCGCCGTCATCAACCAGGTGCTGAACCAACGCACCGACCTGCACATTGCCCGCCTGCACGACCGCGTCACCTGGGGCAACGCCGCCGCGGTCGAGACGCTCAACACGTTCACACAGCGCCTGCAGGGGATGGGCGATGCCGCGCTGATGGCGCTGAAGCAATTGTCGCAGATCGTGCACCGCCAGGCCGTGGTGATGGGCTATGGCGACGCCTTCTTCATGCTGACCGTGTTCTATTTCGGCTTGAGCGTGCTCGTCCTCACACTCAAGCGGCCCTCCGCCACGGTGATCGGCGGCGACGCGCATTGA
- a CDS encoding HlyD family secretion protein, producing MAGARDQAARVVRTGPETAEDDADVAAQLRAFAAEEARRRSAEAPGAPAAEQPVVSPAGTAAAPAAKPARRKFVMMGVLGMLALAAAGYGVYYVLVGRFYISTDDAYVRANNTTLGARVSGHVAAILSRDNSLVRAGDVIFRIDDGDYRIAVEAARSRIATQEAAIDRIGRQVTALESAVEQTKAQLASAEAAMKRAGLDFDRQQTLSTKGFASRAAFEVSEASRDQGAAAVRSAQAAHEAARDNVEVTKAQQAEARAQLAELQTQLAKAERDLAFTAVRAPVDGTFSNRLVNAGDFIQAGQRLANIVPLNDVFIDANYKETQLKRIRPGQPVKISVDAYGHRKFAGVVDSISPAAGSVFTLLPPDNATGNFTKIVQRLPVRIRVPKEVAKQNLLRAGMSVYTTVDTREGAADADSEADLDAPGTVQPK from the coding sequence ATGGCCGGTGCGAGAGATCAGGCCGCGCGCGTTGTTCGCACCGGACCTGAAACAGCGGAGGACGACGCCGACGTTGCGGCCCAGCTGCGCGCCTTTGCTGCGGAAGAGGCAAGGCGCCGCTCTGCGGAGGCGCCCGGTGCGCCGGCAGCCGAACAGCCCGTTGTATCGCCTGCCGGCACCGCCGCGGCACCAGCAGCAAAACCGGCCAGGCGCAAATTCGTCATGATGGGCGTGCTCGGCATGCTCGCGCTCGCGGCCGCCGGTTACGGCGTCTACTACGTTCTCGTCGGCCGCTTCTATATCTCGACCGACGATGCCTATGTTCGTGCCAACAACACCACGCTCGGCGCCCGGGTATCGGGTCATGTCGCGGCGATCCTGTCGCGCGACAATTCGCTGGTTCGCGCCGGGGACGTGATTTTCAGGATCGATGACGGCGACTATCGCATCGCGGTGGAAGCTGCGCGCAGCAGGATCGCGACCCAAGAGGCCGCCATCGACCGCATCGGCCGTCAGGTCACCGCGCTCGAAAGCGCCGTCGAGCAGACCAAGGCGCAGCTCGCTTCCGCGGAAGCCGCGATGAAGCGCGCCGGTCTCGACTTCGACCGCCAGCAGACGCTGAGCACCAAGGGTTTTGCATCGCGTGCGGCCTTCGAAGTCTCCGAGGCCAGTCGCGACCAGGGTGCGGCTGCAGTGCGGTCGGCGCAGGCGGCCCATGAGGCCGCGCGCGACAACGTCGAGGTGACGAAGGCGCAGCAGGCCGAGGCCCGCGCGCAGCTTGCGGAATTGCAGACCCAGCTTGCCAAGGCCGAGCGCGATCTCGCCTTCACCGCGGTGCGCGCGCCGGTCGACGGCACTTTCTCCAATCGCCTCGTCAATGCCGGCGACTTCATCCAGGCCGGACAGCGGCTCGCCAATATCGTGCCGCTCAACGACGTCTTCATCGACGCCAACTACAAGGAAACCCAGCTCAAGCGCATCCGTCCGGGCCAACCGGTGAAGATCTCGGTCGACGCCTATGGGCACCGCAAGTTCGCCGGCGTTGTCGACAGCATTTCGCCGGCGGCGGGCTCGGTGTTCACGCTGCTGCCGCCGGACAATGCCACCGGCAATTTCACCAAGATCGTGCAGCGGTTGCCGGTTCGCATTCGCGTGCCGAAGGAAGTCGCGAAACAGAACCTGCTGCGCGCCGGCATGTCGGTCTACACCACCGTCGATACCCGCGAGGGCGCGGCCGATGCCGACAGCGAGGCGGACCTCGACGCGCCCGGGACGGTTCAACCGAAGTAA
- a CDS encoding TetR/AcrR family transcriptional regulator, translating to MVASTSNPIHPLGEEDSAKRRQILDGARKVFMDLGFDGASMNEIARAAGVSKGTLYVYFADKSRLFEAIVEDEALEKGKIAYNLDPRRDVETTLREFGQTYIGSICRPGGGSSIRTVMAIAERMPDVGRQFYANVLAKTINRLAEYLQAHVRPNDLAIDDCQLAAAQFLQMCQATLFLPFVFQAEPAPSAERIARVVDSATRMFLQMYRTKRA from the coding sequence ATGGTTGCATCCACATCAAACCCCATTCACCCCTTGGGCGAGGAGGACAGCGCCAAGCGCCGCCAGATTTTGGACGGTGCGCGAAAGGTGTTCATGGATTTGGGCTTTGATGGCGCCAGCATGAACGAGATCGCCCGCGCCGCGGGCGTCTCCAAGGGCACGCTTTACGTCTACTTTGCCGACAAGAGCCGGCTGTTCGAAGCCATCGTCGAGGACGAAGCGCTCGAAAAAGGCAAAATCGCCTACAACCTCGACCCCAGGCGCGATGTCGAAACCACCCTGCGGGAATTCGGCCAGACCTATATCGGTTCGATATGCCGCCCGGGCGGCGGATCGTCGATCCGCACGGTGATGGCGATCGCCGAGCGGATGCCGGATGTCGGGCGCCAGTTCTATGCGAACGTGCTGGCGAAGACGATCAACCGTCTCGCCGAGTATCTGCAGGCGCATGTCCGGCCGAACGATCTGGCGATCGACGACTGCCAGCTTGCGGCGGCGCAGTTCCTGCAGATGTGCCAGGCGACGCTGTTTCTGCCGTTCGTGTTCCAGGCCGAGCCTGCGCCATCGGCGGAGCGCATCGCGCGCGTCGTCGACAGCGCGACGCGGATGTTCCTGCAGATGTATCGGACGAAGCGGGCGTAA
- a CDS encoding TonB-dependent siderophore receptor, whose translation MLYGDTSTAGLLNLISKRPQAESINEIGVQFGSFNRKQVQLDSTGKLTKNGEWLYRFIGVFRGSGTQTDYVPDDRVVLAPSLTWRPTNNTNWTVLGTYQKDNTGSSTAFLPHEGTLYPGPNGLIPVRRFAGEPGFDKYQTETGAISSLFEHSFGDALKIRQNMRYTHVEGIYRTMYPDLNIDPAVYPDAPFVDSSRRSVARSIWSRETTKDSVTSDSNAELKVLTGPVAHKLLFGIDYRELRERAKSAFESDPRPFDLYAPVYTGVTAPALSPEPDLRQTQLGLYVQDQMRLGPWIAVLGLRQDYVTNDVVGSPVENTKATTGRAGLMYELPFGLTPYVSYATSFTPVFGSGVCLDGICKSQQGEMVELGFKYNPFAGTAINGAVFDTTEKNRLANDPGGSQFYVQTGQVRIRGAELEVISRVTPDLDLIGAYSYLDARVESGDNIGKRVETVPDHQASLWAKYRLTALGLNGVTVGGGVRYIGESWDGEDKIRTPDYTLFDAMIRYETGPWRFQVNASNLADKRHVTTCLARGDCFFGIGRTVLGSATYRF comes from the coding sequence GTGCTCTACGGCGACACGTCGACGGCCGGCCTATTGAACCTGATCTCGAAGCGGCCGCAGGCGGAAAGCATCAATGAGATCGGCGTGCAATTTGGTAGCTTCAACCGCAAGCAGGTGCAACTCGACAGTACCGGCAAGCTGACCAAGAACGGCGAGTGGCTGTATCGCTTCATCGGCGTGTTCCGCGGTAGCGGCACGCAGACCGATTACGTTCCGGACGACCGCGTCGTGCTGGCGCCGTCGCTGACCTGGCGGCCGACCAACAACACCAACTGGACCGTGCTCGGCACCTATCAAAAAGACAACACGGGCTCCTCCACCGCGTTCCTGCCGCACGAGGGCACGCTGTACCCCGGACCCAACGGCCTTATTCCAGTGCGGCGGTTCGCCGGTGAGCCGGGCTTCGACAAATACCAGACCGAGACCGGTGCGATCTCCAGCCTGTTCGAACACAGCTTTGGCGATGCGCTGAAAATTCGCCAGAACATGCGCTATACCCATGTCGAAGGCATCTACCGGACGATGTATCCGGATTTGAATATCGATCCGGCAGTTTATCCGGATGCCCCGTTTGTCGATTCAAGCAGACGCTCCGTGGCGCGCAGCATCTGGAGTCGCGAGACAACCAAAGATAGCGTGACCTCCGACAGCAATGCCGAACTCAAGGTGCTGACGGGGCCGGTTGCGCACAAGCTGTTGTTCGGCATCGATTACCGCGAGCTCCGGGAACGCGCGAAATCGGCCTTCGAAAGCGACCCCAGGCCATTCGATCTTTACGCGCCGGTTTACACCGGGGTGACGGCGCCGGCGCTTTCACCCGAACCGGATCTGCGGCAAACCCAGCTCGGCCTCTATGTTCAAGACCAGATGCGGCTGGGGCCATGGATCGCGGTTCTCGGCCTGCGCCAGGACTACGTCACCAATGACGTCGTGGGATCGCCAGTGGAAAATACCAAGGCAACCACCGGCCGCGCCGGGCTGATGTATGAACTGCCGTTCGGCCTGACGCCTTACGTCTCCTACGCAACATCGTTCACGCCTGTCTTCGGTTCCGGTGTCTGCCTCGATGGCATCTGCAAGTCGCAGCAGGGCGAAATGGTGGAGTTGGGCTTCAAGTACAATCCGTTTGCGGGCACGGCGATCAACGGCGCGGTCTTCGACACCACCGAGAAGAACCGGCTGGCGAACGATCCGGGCGGCTCTCAGTTCTACGTCCAGACCGGGCAGGTGCGGATTCGCGGCGCCGAACTCGAGGTGATCAGCCGCGTGACGCCGGATCTCGATCTGATCGGCGCGTATTCCTACCTCGATGCCCGGGTGGAGAGCGGCGACAATATCGGCAAGCGCGTCGAGACCGTTCCCGATCATCAGGCCTCGCTATGGGCGAAGTACCGTCTCACCGCGCTCGGGCTGAACGGCGTCACCGTTGGCGGCGGCGTGCGCTATATCGGCGAGTCCTGGGACGGCGAGGACAAAATCCGCACACCCGACTACACGCTGTTCGACGCGATGATCCGTTACGAAACCGGGCCGTGGCGCTTTCAGGTCAACGCCAGCAACCTTGCCGACAAGCGCCATGTCACGACCTGCCTCGCGCGCGGCGACTGCTTCTTCGGCATCGGCCGCACCGTGCTGGGCAGCGCGACGTACCGGTTCTGA
- a CDS encoding mandelate racemase/muconate lactonizing enzyme family protein, producing MKIRSVRAHVLEAALSQPFAYSRAWYDARAAMVVEVETEDGLTGWGECYGPARITAAAVESVAPLLVDEDPLRIDFLWRKVYSALRDHGQKGVVIEALSGIDIALWDIKGKFFDAPVHQLLGGASRNEVQAYATGLYRRKSGDPLRHLPDEAAGYVAEGFKVVKLKVGFGIEEDAAVTRAVRDAIGPDVALMVDANHAYDATAAIRLGRMIERYDIGWFEEPVLPEDLAGYREVKAAISIPVAGGECEFTRFGFRDVLVSRAMDIIQPDTCAAGGLSECKKIADMAEAFGVRYNPHVWGTGIAIAASLQLLAVLPSHTPRSLAPLEPILEFDRTEHPIRQAILTRPIEHSGGLVAVPDGPGLGIEIDRDALTRFAAR from the coding sequence ATGAAAATCAGGAGCGTTCGGGCCCACGTCCTCGAAGCAGCCCTCTCGCAGCCCTTTGCCTACTCGCGCGCCTGGTACGACGCACGCGCCGCCATGGTGGTCGAAGTCGAGACCGAGGACGGCCTCACTGGCTGGGGTGAATGCTACGGGCCGGCGCGGATCACCGCGGCCGCGGTCGAAAGCGTGGCGCCTCTGCTGGTTGACGAGGACCCGCTGCGGATCGATTTCCTCTGGCGGAAAGTCTATTCCGCGCTGCGCGATCACGGCCAGAAGGGCGTCGTCATCGAGGCGCTGAGCGGCATCGATATCGCGCTCTGGGATATCAAGGGAAAATTTTTCGACGCTCCCGTCCATCAATTGCTCGGCGGTGCGAGCCGGAACGAGGTGCAGGCCTATGCGACCGGACTCTACCGGCGCAAGTCCGGCGATCCGCTGCGCCATCTGCCGGATGAGGCCGCAGGCTACGTGGCAGAGGGCTTCAAGGTGGTGAAGCTGAAAGTTGGTTTCGGCATCGAAGAAGATGCCGCGGTGACGCGCGCCGTGCGCGATGCGATCGGACCCGACGTCGCGCTGATGGTCGATGCCAACCATGCCTATGATGCGACGGCAGCGATTCGTCTCGGCCGGATGATCGAGCGCTACGACATCGGATGGTTCGAGGAGCCGGTGCTGCCGGAGGACCTCGCGGGATACCGCGAGGTGAAGGCCGCGATCTCGATTCCGGTCGCGGGCGGCGAGTGCGAGTTCACGCGGTTCGGCTTTCGCGATGTGCTGGTGTCACGCGCGATGGACATCATCCAGCCCGATACCTGCGCGGCGGGCGGACTTTCCGAATGCAAGAAGATCGCCGACATGGCCGAGGCGTTCGGCGTCAGATACAACCCGCACGTCTGGGGGACGGGGATTGCGATCGCCGCATCGCTGCAGCTCCTTGCGGTCCTGCCGTCGCACACGCCGCGCTCGCTGGCGCCGCTCGAGCCGATCCTGGAGTTCGACCGCACCGAGCATCCGATTCGCCAGGCGATCCTCACCCGGCCGATCGAACATTCGGGCGGCCTCGTTGCCGTGCCGGATGGTCCCGGGCTCGGTATAGAGATCGACCGCGACGCGCTGACGCGATTTGCGGCGAGGTGA